In a single window of the Nicotiana tomentosiformis chromosome 10, ASM39032v3, whole genome shotgun sequence genome:
- the LOC104113444 gene encoding protein disulfide-isomerase SCO2-like has product MLPINPSSIFTPTRFTCSAFLSPHPKTTIFIRCHAAADPPAGPSSSSFNFVSTADAASSPSAGRISQNSDGTAPVEKRSSSKNMKINGWERPWSRNRESYLADDGEPLPLPMTYPNTSPVSPEEIDRRLRCDPQIEDCKEVVYEWTGKCRSCQGTGFVSYYNKRGKETICKCIPCQGIGYVQKITARKDIDVMEDLDNGKPPWQK; this is encoded by the exons ATGTTGCCAATAAACCCTAGTTCCATTTTCACTCCGACGAGGTTTACCTGTTCCGCATTCCTCTCTCCTCATCCTAAGACCACCATATTCATTCGTTGCCACGCCGCCGCTGACCCACCGGCCGGCCCGTCGTCGTCCTCATTCAACTTCGTTTCCACCGCCGATGCCGCTTCCTCCCCCAGCGCCGGCAGAATTTCCCAGAACTCCGACGGCACGGCTCCGGTGGAGAAGCGAAGTTCGAGCAAAAACATGAAAATCAATGGTTGGGAAAGACCTTGGTCGCGTAATAGAGAGAGCTACTTGGCGGATGATGGGGAACCTCTTCCTCTTCCTATGACTTATCCTAACACTTCTCCTGTTTCGCCTGAGGAAATTGACCGTCGCCTTCGTTGTGATCCCCAAATTGAG GATTGCAAGGAAGTCGTCTATGAGTGGACTGGAAAATGTCGGAGTTGCCAAGGAACAGGATTTGTTAGTTACTATAACAAACGAGGGAAGGAGACCATCTGTAAATGCATACCTTGCCAAGGAATCG GTTATGTGCAGAAGATAACAGCACGAAAGGATATCGATGTGATGGAGGACTTGGATAATGGGAAACCACCTTGGCAGAAGTAA